One Salvelinus sp. IW2-2015 linkage group LG4q.2, ASM291031v2, whole genome shotgun sequence DNA window includes the following coding sequences:
- the stx11a gene encoding syntaxin-11a, giving the protein MRDRLVDLKGVAPASSDEGGQGRGTDDEEQLEHQSVVFEGEDMMDSIFREVQSMRKEIALLRMDVKCLGKQNTRFLTSVRRISSIKRDSNALAKGIKTRGEGIYTRLEKIGMQHKRLEEEHGAHSALVRMVRSQYVSLTGAFHEAMSEYNQAEMGQRENCKTRIQRQAKIMGKEVTGDQIEEMVETGKWNVFSDNLLADGRTARSALTEIENRHKELVELESRIKDIHELFFQMALLVEEQGAMVDNIEANVVATTDFVGKAQAQIKLAVKYKKNNPCRKLFCCCFPCCNK; this is encoded by the coding sequence ATGAGAGACAGACTGGTTGACCTGAAGGGGGTGGCCCCCGCTTCTTCAGACGAGGGAGGTCAGGGTCGGGGCACTGATGACGAGGAACAGCTGGAGCACCAGTCAGTGGTGTTCGAAGGCGAAGACATGATGGACAGCATCTTCAGAGAGGTCCAGTCAATGAGGAAGGAGATCGCTCTGCTCCGGATGGATGTGAAGTGCCTGGGCAAGCAGAACACCCGATTCCTCACCTCTGTCCGTCGGATCAGCTCCATCAAACGAGACTCCAATGCCCTGGCCAAGGGCATCAAGACCCGGGGGGAGGGCATCTACACACGGCTGGAGAAAATCGGCATGCAGCACAAACGGCTGGAAGAAGAGCATGGTGCCCATTCTGCTCTGGTCCGCATGGTACGCTCACAGTATGTTTCTCTCACCGGGGCCTTCCATGAGGCCATGTCTGAGTACAACCAAGCGGAGATGGGCCAGAGGGAGAACTGCAAAACCCGGATCCAGCGCCAGGCAAAGATAATGGGCAAGGAGGTGACCGGAGATCAGATTGAGGAGATGGTCGAGACGGGTAAGTGGAACGTGTTCTCCGACAACCTCCTGGCGGACGGGCGGACGGCGCGATCAGCGCTTACGGAGATCGAGAACCGGCACAAGGAGCTGGTTGAGCTGGAGAGTCGGATCAAGGACATCCATGAGCTGTTCTTCCAGATGGCTCTGCTAGTGGAGGAACAGGGGGCCATGGTGGACAACATAGAGGCCAACGTAGTCGCAACAACAGACTTTGTGGGCAAGGCCCAGGCTCAGATCAAGCTGGCGGTGAAGTACAAGAAGAACAACCCCTGTAGGAAGTTGTTCTGTTGCTGTTTCCCATGCTGCAACAAGTGA